A genomic window from Pecten maximus chromosome 6, xPecMax1.1, whole genome shotgun sequence includes:
- the LOC117330113 gene encoding multidrug resistance-associated protein 5-like: MSHSHQPIPVNDVGFLSYITIGWLTPLVLDLFKHRKKEIREEDVWTCSELESCDVNTERLEPMWIDEMQTFGPEKCSVLRLWLKFIWIRLLVAFAARCFKACIAFLFTGYIVRAVTQYLEGPESSISYVIGLIILTVVGQFLRTCSHTYILVYGAQTGK, encoded by the exons ATGTCTCACAGCCATCAACCGATTCCTGTGAATGATGTGGGGTTTTTATCCTACATCACAATAGGATGGCTAACGCCGCTAGTCCTGGATCTGTTCAAACACAGGAAAAAGGAAATCAGAGAGGAAGATGTATGGACTTGTTCAGAGTTAGAGTCGTGTGATGTCAATACAGAAAG ATTGGAACCAATGTGGATTGACGAAATGCAGACCTTTGGCCCTGAAAAATGTTCAGTTCTAAGGTTGTGGCTGAAATTCATATGGATACGACTACTAGTAGCGTTCGCAGCCCGCTGTTTCAAAGCTTGCATTGCGTTTCTCTTCACG GGTTACATTGTTCGTGCCGTTACACAGTATCTAGAAGGACCGGAATCATCCATATCTTATGTTATTGGATTGATCATATTAACTGTTGTCGGACAATTTCTACGGACTTGTTCACATACATATATCCTTGTTTATGGAGCACAAACAGGCAAGTag